The following is a genomic window from Cryptococcus neoformans var. neoformans B-3501A chromosome 12, whole genome shotgun sequence.
GCATGCGCTCGATCTTTCCAGTAGACCGCCACCGTAATCCCTAAAAATGCATGGAGATAACGATAAAAGATGAATTGCGGGACCCCGCAGGGACACACCTCTTTTTGAATACCACCACAAGCCGCCCAGTCCGAGCTTGCCGACAAGTTATCAGCCACCGCTGTCACATCATCCACTTAGAAACTAGGCATTTCGAGCCATTCGAGGATCGGTTTACTATTCGATATTAAGAACTACAAATCGAGCACGCACTAGGAGGAGTGATCAAGAAGCAGCCTTCGACTTAGCAGTATCTACCTCACATCTTATTATCACCGATCATTGATCAATGATAGACAGTATCTCATTTTCTCTTTGGGGCCATCCCATGGTCCATGGGTTATCAGATCATGATGCACAATCCACGACTTGTTGTGGTGTTTTTGTATGGGGATATGGGATCGGGTTTGTTCGGAGAATATGTATTCCAATAAAAATGATCTCACTGATTCTTTCTGCAAGGGTGGCATCCTACGGAACCGGCCTCCCGAGAATAACCGGCGGCCTTGCGTACACTGTCCGTATTTAGTACTTAAGCAGGGCCATCTCAATACAATGAAAAGCTCTTCGTTACACCCTCCACTAATAGGAGAAAAGATACAGCAATGCCGCAACCTCCGTTTGAACTCCACAAGTACCTCGGCAAAGCGTTACCCCATCTACGAGAACAGTATCCTCCTGGAACAGGCGGCACTGGCCCTCGAGCACAATGGGATGGCTTGTTAACGGGCGTTCAAGTGATTGAAGACTTTGGAGATCAAGTAGCCAACTGTACGTTCTTTCGATACCCTGCTTTCACGACGATCTAATTATGCTTGTGCCGTTCCCTCCACCAGTCTGGAAGACTATCCCTGATAAGCCAGTTCAACCACACCCCAGTTTCAAGTACCCCAAAATCGCCCAGGTTCACAGCAAGCTTCCGAACCCCCTTAAGACTCCTCGCGACCTCCAAACCTGTAAGTCATAAGTTTTTTCGAGTGCGCTTTTACTTCATATCTTATCACTGATATTATCTAAAGGTCTCTCTGTACTTCCTCTTGCAGCCTGTTCCGCTGCACTCACAGCACTCGATGCTGATCCCGCTGACTTGAAAACCACGGGGCCCCAAGCCCTTGATAAAGCTGGTTATGAAAGtgatggtggggaagaacTGGAAGTAGTCAACCAGCGAGAAATGAAGACCAAAGGTTGGAAGTTCCGATTCAGTAAATCGCCAATGGGTACGTAACCTGCCCTAAGACGCCCTTCCGCCTCAGTAACTCATGAAATTGCAGGCTCTGGAGAGTTCCTCCTTATGCGTGAAGACTCCGATGACGTCAAGCTCGTCGTTCGTACCATCAACTCTTCCGCTTTCACCACGGCCGATTGGGAAGAATATGTGGTATCAGGGCCATACCGCTATGAAACCCGTTCAAAGGCATCTTGGTACTGGAGCCGAGCCTGGGGAGCTTCCAAACGCCTGGGATGCCAGTACTATGTCCTCACCGATTGGCAAAGGTGGACGTTTGGGTACTTCAATCAGGATAGGACCCATGGTTGGACAAGTCCCGTTTTGCATTTCAACGAGCAAAACCCGAGTATTGGGCattccttgttcttctgGGCGAGGTGAGTGAAAATCCATAGGCGTAAACCCCCATGCTAAATTGAAGTAGGTCTGCTATtgggaaagaaaatggaTACAAACcgcaggagaaggatgtcTCGGGTCTTCCTGAAATCTTTCCTATCAACCCATCCAGGCGTATATCTCATTCAGGAAAGAGCACGCCTCGCGGTGAAATTCGACAGCCCAAAAAGGCCAATGAAAGTGATGTGAGTCTTTTGGCAAGATGATTTTTGAGTTGACACGCTGACATTGAATCGGCTTGATAGATCGAGGAGAGCGATGCCGAAGGTGATGCGTGAAGATTATGACTATGAGAGATCAAACTACGTTGTCAAGAGAATATCTGCAGCGCATGTCCATGAAATGCAACCATATTGTTCCCAAAAACAAAGCTACTATCGGAATAACCTATCCAACAGCCCGTCGATTCCTGAGACTTCTCCCCACACGATCCAAAGCCCTTCTAACCCAAATTTCTTCGGGCTCACCTTTGCCGCCCACCAAACCAGCTACTAACCCACCTGCCAATGTATCTCCCGCTCCTGTCGTACTGATTATCTCTTCAGGTTTGATAACGGGGGGCGTGTAATGCGTAAAAGCCAAGTATTTCCCATGGTGCTGTCCGGCGAGGGGATGAACCAGTGTATCAGGTGATGGCTGAGGAGGCACCGATGTCATTCGGAGGTGCAAAAGTCCTCTTTGTCCAGCTTTTACCCAAAATGAAGCAACATAAGGAAGACAAGAAACCATTTTTTGAACGACCCCGTTAACGTTGATccactctcttccattgACATTGGTGAACCGTTCGACTTTTGCACGCCAGTCCCCGTCAAGCCCTAGGGAGTTGATAAATTCCCaggtgatggaggaagTATCGTCAGAAGCAGACGAGCTCAagagagaatgaagaaggtcaagTTCGAGAAGGTTGGGAGTGAGGTGGGTGAGCGGCcgagggaaggaaggtgaagatgggaggaggatgttaAGAGCTGGAATAAGGCGAGGGAGTTTGGGAGTAGAGGTAGGATCACAAAATGCTAAAAACGCTTTTAATAAGTAAAACCGCGTCGTTatatgacgatgatgacatACTAGGGACGTTGAGGGTTTGGCACGCCGTTAGAATGGCCTTGACTACCCCTTCAAGAAGATTCAAATCAAAGACGACCATCTCAGGCTTTTCCTCGTCAATTTTTCGTGCGACCTACATTGGATGTCAACTTTTGTATGCAGCATTCGCCGTAAACGCGGCCTTACAAATTCCTCAGTCAAAGTTTCCACAATACCCATATCAGCAACTCCCGCAACCAAATCCCCATCTTTTTCCAAGGTCAAACTGCAAACTGCCGTATTTCGCCCTTCCTTGCCCACAAGACCATCTGCTCTCATGTTGGCACCTGCAAGTTCAAATAGCAAGAGCTTCCCGAAAGCATCAGGCTCTGTCGTATCGCTTTCAGATGAGCCAGAGACGGATCCATATGCAGAGACAAGCTGAACGGAATtaggaggaaggagattttGAGCAGCCTCGGCAATGTTACGACCCACCCCACCGGGAGAAACGAACACTTCTCCAGGAGTGGTTGTGCGGGGTGCGAGACTATGCGTTGAAGTGGAAGTGAGATCGACCGCGGCAGAACCAAAAACGAGGGTAGAGGGGGAAGGTAGAGAAGACTGAGTAGATGTGTTGGGTAGCGCGAGCTTGGGAGATTCATTCTTCAACTCCGGCTTAGGGAAAGATTCTGATGAGGAGACCGGGATGTAGAGGGCAGAGGATGCATCTTTCTGTTCCCTGAAGAGCTTGGAAACCTGTACCGCAACTTGACTACCAATCCTGGCATTGTTCTCATAAAGCTTGATGTCTGCAAAAAAATAAACGATCAGTAAGACACCCTGAGTCGATTGCCGAAATACCCACTAAGTCCCAATGCAGTACCCCTAGTAAGCTCTCCAACACGCTTCAGCAACCAAGGAGTGACTTCTTTACCCCTCTTGTCGATGCCTTGTTCAACAGACTCGCGTGCCGCTTGCTCGACAGCCTTCTGTACCGTAAGGCCAGCATCGGCGTGCTCGGAAGGAATTGGAACAGCGAGAAGAGCACTGAGAGGCGTGGGAAGATTAAGAGAGGCATCTAAAGGTTTGTGAGTTGATGTATCCACCAGAAGGTCGAAATGTCAGACGTACAGACTAGATTGGCAGCGGATTTGATATCCGGTACAGACCACGGACTCTGAAGAACAAAATAAACGTGCAATTCCAATATTATGACAAAGGACTAACCTCGCATCCCGAGCTCGGGTGGTAGAAAGCCGGGAACTCGGAGTTTCCTCCATAGGTAGCCACGCAGACGCCTTGAGTCTCAAGAACTTCAAGGGTTCGAGGAATGTCGAGGATGGATTTTGCGCCTGCACAAACGACGGCCATGGGGGTGCGTCCAAGTTCAATGAGGTCCGCAGAGATATCCATACCTTAAGGAAGTGTTAGCTTGACAGTTCTCTGCTGCTCTCAGATGACATACTGTTCTCGGCACCACGGTGAACGCCTCCAATACCGCCTGTGACGAAGACGTGAATACCAACACTGTTGGCGATGTACATCGTCCCTGCCACCGTGGTACCGCCAGTCCTCCTAAGGGCTAAAGTCGGAGCAAGATCTCGCCTTGAAACTTTGACCGATCCCTTGCCCAGCCCCGTGCTAACATCTGCGATTCCCTCGAGTTGCCGGGAACTTAGTCCAACATGGATCTTGCCATTGATAATAGCAATGGTAGCCGGGACAGCTGAAGAAGCGCGAATGATGGATTCGACGGATTGCGCGGTTTCCAAATTGACAGGATGCGGCATGCCATGAGTAATGATTGTTGATTCCAACGCCACAATTGGGGAGCGAGCATGCAGTGCTGCCTCTACCTCTTcagagaagacgaggctGTCTCCCTGGAGTACGCAACTTTGAGCCGATGTTCAAACGCCGGGCCTGTTATGCTCACCCAAAGCTTCTTAGCCGTTGCAACGTTGGAAAGGTGTCGAGAGACACTGAACCCATACGCCAACCTAGACGGGGTCCTGCAGCGAATAGCTGACTTCAAAAGCATACCGGGTGTGCTGGATGCATTCAGCGCCTGGGGTATGTTTATAGAGTGTAGAGTTGAAGTGAACTTACAAGATTCAGAATAGATAAGAACGGTAAGTTTTCAAGAAGCCGGCGGATGTGGAGCAATGAGAAAACTTAATTGAGAACACCGATCATAGTGGGTCACAGGACGGTCGGAGGACATGAAGGAACTGACCCGAAGGCTGATTAGGCTGATGTATCTTACACGTCATCACCTTTCACCTGgtgtcaacaacaaccaaCCCACTTTTCAGCGTTGGCTACGTATTTGATTAACCACCGACAAATATCTTTTAAAGACTCATGCCATTATTTAATCTTCCGACAAGACGTAACTCTGCATTATCTGCCCATGCCGTTCTGTAGCTACCAGGAAGGTCTCAAAGTTGCCTCGGTGAGCAATCAGATCTACTGAGAAAATGAGATCGCTAAGTCGCGCCGCAGGACTTAGGGAACAAAGCCATTCAAACCGAAGCATCACTCTCCAGTCTGTCACCTGTAGCATCTCCTATTCCCACACTTCAAAAGGCCTTCCCCATATACATATCTGCTGCTGAAGCATATGGCCATCTTTTATCATCCAAACTTGTCCCTCAAAGTGATATTGAGACCgtaaaaagaaaatggagatTAGTGTTAGAACGTGCAGAGAAGGTCAAGAGTCGCATTGAACAGCTGGGGGGACATGTGGCAAAGGCTGAGATTGGGGatagaggagaagaaataGCGGTTTTGAGGCGTGCGAGCCTCATCAACGGGGTGGCTGTTGAACTTTGGCGGCCTCCGGGAGATACGTTCGATGCTGGCGAACCTTACAGGGAGGCAGTACAGCCTGAATTAGCTGCTGCCCAGCTGGACATGGATCCCGAATGGAGGGACATACAAGCGGATTGCTGGCTGCATCAGGCACCAAATGAGGGTGATTGGGTAATGCGTCAGGGCCCTGTATCCGATTGTTCTGTAGTGGCTGCAATGGGCGTGGGTATCAAGCATGCCGGACAGTTTGGGACAGCAGTAAGATTTCTATATGGTTTGAGATCAGCTGACTTTACTAATTGATGGAACAGTTTGGCTGGGAGAACTTATATCCTCAGGATGCTCACGGTCGCCCAAGGCGATCCAAAAATGGGAAGCACATCCTAAAACTTCTGCTTAACGGCGCATGGAGATCGGTACGTGAAATCCAGTGAAAATAACAATAGCTAAGGTGGCAATCTTCCAGGTTGTACTAGACAGCCTGCTTCCATTCTCCAAAAGGGATAAAACACCTTTATTTACTACCTGTCACCCCGCACCGCATATACTACCCACATCAGTTGGCAGCCCTTGGGCACCACTAGCGCTCAAAGGATATTTCAAAGTGCATGGTGGGTACTCTTTGCGAGGCAGCAATCCTAGCTCAGATATATATGAGTTCATGGGATGGATACCGGAGAGAATAGGGTTGAAGGAAGGGTTTCAACGAGAAAAGGAGTggaaaaggatgaaagaggcATGGCATAAGGGTAATGTGATGGTCAGTCTTGGTACTGGAAGCAAAGTAAGCGAAGGACTGGTTAAGCTTCATGCATATGGAGTGATACGTGAGTGCATACTCCctgcctttttttcgacCGCTCATTGTGAAATAGGTTTACGAGAAGAGGGACATGAGCGAATACTGGATATATTTGATCCAGGAGCTACGTCTTTTACCATGTCGTGGGACCAGGTATGTGCAGAGTTTGAGGCTTTGCATCTCAATTGGAAACCGAGTGTAATGCCCAACACAGCGACAAGACATTGGTGAGCGCTGGTTCCACGTACACTGGATAGGTGCTGACTATGTTATTATTCTCTACAGGTCATGGCCCAAACCTCCAGATTTACCGTCTGATGCCGATCCTGGCATGATGAATACTCGTTATCGACTACATGTCAAcgcctcctctccctcaaGCAGCTTGTCGGAGGTTTGGATTCTTTTGTCGCAGCACATCACTAGTAGGGATCGGCCATTAGACGACATCGCGTTGCATGTTTTCGAAGGTCTGGGGCCAAATAACTCTAGAAATTTGGGAGCGATATATTCAGAAGGATTGGAGCGGACTGTAAGCCTCCACGAATATTTTCAAGCATACGTGCTAACTTCATGACAAGAACCCATATACAAACAGTAACCACCTTCTCGTCCGTTATCAGCTCCGTCGGCCTACCAGTGACCTCACTCTCATCCCATCTCGAGACCGCGGAATAGATCAGACAGGGTTTACTCTCAACGCGTTCGCACCTGCGTCcatctccctttctctcgAGCGGATCAGCCGTACACTACCATTTACACAGCGCATATCAGGAAATTTGACAGATCGCAGTGCTGGTGGTCATCCAGGTTGGCCGACCCACATGACAAATCCTCAATATAAGGTGGTCGTGCGGCCTGGGGAAGGCAAGAGTGAGATCTCAGGCAGAATTATTTTGCAcggagagaaggatgtcCCGTGGAATGTTAAACTGATttggggaagaggacagCTGGTGTATGAGTAGGTAGCATACCTCAAAAACACAAAAGATCCATCAAATTAACAGTGTGCAGGTTATCTGAGGATCTTATTGTGGCTGATACGGGGTCATATTCTTATGGGATAGCTTACTGTGATATACCCGAGCTGCAACGTACGTGCATGTCATTTTCTCACTGAAGTAATTGCTGATTCCGATGACAGCCGATACCTACACATTAATTGTATCGGCATTTGAGCCAGGTCAGACAGGTCTTTTTTCGTTAAGCCTAGAAGCCACTGCTCCGGTGTCCATTATTCCTATAGCTGCAGAGGGAGCGGGGATGTACAACAGAGTAGTGAATGGATTCTGGTGAGTACTCCCATAACATTCGAGTCATCCACCATTGCCAGCAAATATTTGACCCTAACCACAGGACGGAGCGCACCGCCGGCGGTAGACCAAGTGGAGGCACATATGAGTCCAATCCAAGAGTTGAAATGGTTCTCTCCAAACCTGCAACGATACAGTGAGTCATGCTCACAGCTTTACAACCAGCTTTACAATGTAACAACGACACTGAGACCAATCATAGGTCACGCCTTTATCTACCCACACGTTCTCCAGTTCCCATCAATCTTACAATTTTTAAGCGCGCCCAAGGAGGCGCCCTGGGTGAACAACTCGTGACCACCGGGCCGTACTCTGATTCTATTTGTGGTGTATCCACTGGCAAAATGAAGCTAGATTCGGGGGTGTATCTGTTAGTTCCCTCGAGTTATGAAAAAAGCAAAGGCGGTTGGGTGTTGAAGATTTGGTCGGACGTGGCGCTTAGTGCGGAGATTGTCGGATGATAACGATTCGCGAGTGTAATAGCCGTCGGTGAATATttaattattatttatcatcatcatcatttcatGGCTGTCTCGGCGATGGCCGATGTTGTTGATCTGCCGTTATTATTTATATTATGTATAAGACCTTGGACAACTCGTGCCTATTGGTGGacagagaaaaggaggggaACAACAGGCCGTAATGCAGGTCTCCATTTTATAAAGGTGCAGGATATTTCATGTACTGGCAGAGGTATGTATATGCATGTACACGACTTCGTATTGGGCTTTGTGTGACGGCGATATCCGAAATCGTTTATTCTAGGCACGTGCAACCCACCAGGGACGGGATAGCCGTATATGATTATCGGGTTTGCCGCGGTCGTCCATCCCAAAGCTCGCCACTATAATAATCAACCATTCCCCAGTTTACaactcctcttccagcttttctttcttcatccttaCCAAAAATGACTTCCCAACTCGCCACTTTCAAGGTCCCCGTTATCGACAATGAGCCCATGGTATGTCATTGTTCCCTCTCGTACACTTTTAGCAGCCTACTAACAATATCGTTAAAGAGGAACTACCCTCCCAACTCTGCTGAGAGGGCTGGTCTCCAAGCCGCTGTGGACAAGATGCTCGCCGCCAGCCCCGTCGAAATCCCTTGTATCATCAACGGTGAGGAGGTTAGTCGACGCAGATACTTCAACGATCAACAGAAACAAAAGCTGACTGGATCATTCACAGGTCAAGACTGGCGATATCCAGGCCCAGCCTATGCCCCATGACCACTCCAAGAACATCTGTACTTACCACGCCGCTACCCCTGAAGTTGTCCAGAAGGCCATTGATGGTGCCCTTGCCACCAGACAAACTTGGGAGGAGATGCCCTGGGCGGACAAGGCTGCCGTCTTCCTCAAAACTGCTGACTTAATCTCTGGCAAGTACAGGTACGAGCTTATGGCCGCTACCATGCTTGGTCAGGGTAAGAACGCTTGGCAGGCCGAAATCGACGCTGCCGCAGAGCTCTGTGACTTCTTGAGGTTCTCTGTGAAATACGTTGAGGAGCTTTACCAGCAACAGCCCCCCAGGAACTCTACCGGTGTTTGGAAGTGAGTGATTATCAGTTCAGTTTGAAAGGCTTTGAAACTGATTGTAAACTTAGCCGGGTTGAGTACCGACCTCTCGAAGGTTTCATCCTTGCCGTCACCCCCTTCAACTTCACTGCTATCGGTGGTAACCTCGTTGGCGCTCCTGTCATTGTCGGCAACGTCTGTATCTGGAAGCCCTCTCCTATGGCCACCTACTCCAATTACATTGTTCATAAGATCTTCCTTGAGGCCggtcttcctccttccgtTATTCAATTCGTCCCTGGAAACCCCCCTGAGGTTGTCAAGCAGTGTATTGATCACAAGGAGTTTGCTGGTCTCCACTTCACTGGTTCCACCCACATATTCCGAAAGCTCTGGAAGGACATTGCCCAAAACCTCGACATCTACAGGGGCTACCCCCGAATTGTAGGTGAAACTGGTGGTAAGAACTTCCATCTCTATCACCCCTCTGCCGACATCAAGTCTGGTGTTGTTCAGGCTATCCGAGCTGCTTTCGAGTACTCTGGCCAGAAGTGTTCTGCTCTTTCTAGGTGCTATGTTCCCGCTTCTCTCTGGAAGAACGGTTTCAAGGACACTTTGATCGCTGAGACCGAGAAAATCAAGACTGGCCCTTGCACCGCGTGGGAGAACTTTGCTGGTCCTGTCATTGGCAAGCCCGCTTTCGACAAGATCTCTGGTATCATCGAGCAGGCtaagaaggagggtgatgaAGTGATTGCTGGTGGTTCTTGTAAGTCCTCGTTCTAGCTCCCTTATGTGAATCTATTCTTATCTTCAATGCAGACGACGACTCTAAGGGTTACTTCATCAAGCCCACGGTCATCGTTACCAAGGACCCCAAGTCCCTCACTATGACCACCGAGATCTTCGGTCCCGTTCTCACCGTACGCTCTTCATTTCCAGCCTGTATGCACGTATAGCTGACTATCTGCACAGGTCTACGTCTACGAGGACGCCGAGTTCGACAACATGCCTGCTCTCATTGATAGCACTACCGAGTATGCCCTCACTGGTTCTGTTTTCGCTAAGGAACGGTCCGTtcttgcttctgcttcccaCAAGCTCCGAAACTCTGCTGGTAACTTCTACATCAACGACAAATCTACTGGTGCCGTTGTCGGTCAACAACCTTTCGGTGGTGCCCGAGCTTCCGGTACCAACGACAAGTCTGGTTCCATGGCTATCTTCAGCCGATTCGTCTCCATGAGGTCTATCAAGGAAAACTTCGTTGCTCCTGAGGACTACCTTTATCCTTCCAACTTCCTTTAAGGGTCTTCGGGTGTAAATGCGAATAGAAAAACGTAGCCATCAGGGTTTACGGCATGTTGTTTTTTTAAGGAAACTAGGCTTTGCATCATAGAATCTCATGCATCATAGAGAATGTCTCATCAATCATTATAAGATCCGGGTAACATAGCAGTAGAATAAAAGATTAATCAAACACGATTTTCTGTGCTTTGATCTCGGTCTGTACAACTCCCATCTTCTGTTTACGAAGCTTCGCCGCCTCCCAAGACGGGTGAAGCGATTTCTTCTGCTCTGTCTGAGATTGCTTTGGCTCCGAATACACCTTTTGCGTGTGCGACACAGCGGCAGTTTGAGCGGGGCCCGCAGCGACAGCAGGTCCAACAGCTTTACCACTTTTGGCACCCCATCCTGAATCTCTCGTTCTCCCTTTCGCTTCGGCTTTCTCCCTGGTTTTTTGGGCTTGAagtttctcttcctcgtgGGCTTTGACAACGTGTTTCGCATTTTTGCCatacttcttctcccagaTACTACCAGAAGATAAAGACAGTCAGCATTGATACTAAAAGCCATATATATTATGCGAAAAGCGGAGTGGGAGTGAATGTAAAACTTACGCCTGTCTAGCTCGCTGACCTCGCCTGTTCTTCCTTACTACCGGCTGTTTCCCTGCGACTCCATTGGGGTCATCATCCAGATCAGGATCAgaatcatcgtcatccccACGAGTAAATCCGACGGAAAGtgaaggcaagaagatAGAGGAAGTCAAATCTTTGGCGGATTTGGGAGGCTTATCTGCCTTTTCAGACTTGAGGGGCTTGGATttcggagggagaggagggacgGCGGTCTTTGCACGTTTGGCAGAAGGGACAGCAATGGCGTCGGAGTTGTCAGACTCGGACTCGGACTCGCTGGCGATGTCAacctctccaccttcaCTGTCAAAGCCAGAGACGGATCCAGATTCCCAGCCTGCTGCATCTGCAGCACGATCTTGAAGAACACGCTCATCGTCcgaatcttcttcagagTCGGATCCATTAACCATTGAACGTGAAATGTCTCCAACGTTggcctcctccccttcttcttgttcgtcgtcttcctcatcagtCGATTCTGCTGCCTTTTTGCTACCGCCTTTCCCAGCGCTAATGGTGGCCGGCTTTTTCTCGATAACAAGTTTGGCGCCACCCTCACATACAGTCCAACTAACAAcattcttcattctctctGCCACAATCTTGGCGCTGCAAAGTCGGTTTTCGGCTTTGTTGATCAAGGCGGGAGTGGCACTAGTACCTGCAAAGGAGGCTGTCGtggcagaaggaggagagaggagggatgaGATCTCGCTAGGGAGAGGGGTTTGTTTGAAGAGAGGATGTTTACGAAGCTTGaccagaagatgagattTGGCGAGAGGTTGTAGTTGGATATCCTGTAATCACTGTTAGAACCAGTACACAGACGACTGAATAGGTATGACCTACATGAATAATTTTCAACTGAGACTCCAAATCAGCAGTTTCATCCTTGACATCCTTGTTTCTTTATACGATCGTTAGAAGGCCGTCCACTGCTAAAAGATTTAAATAAAAACAGGCTCACCGAAGAAATTTGATTTTCTTGATCAGACGGCGAGTTTCGAAAGTTTTTGCTTGCTTGAATACAGGGTGAAGAGACTTCAGAGCTTGGGGCTAGCATAGGTCCGTCAATTTCGCAAGAATGCAAACCATCAAGCTCGTAATGAGACTTACGATTCGTTTGGCAACTTTTTCAACATCAACCGATGATAGACCAGCTTCATGTTCTACAGAAGCAGCCTCCTGGGGTGCAACAGTTTCTTGCACACTGTCCTGCACTATGGTGCCTCCCTCAACTTCACCATTTGCCTTTTCAACAGCTTCGGCTTCCTGTTTGGCCTACTCGACATA
Proteins encoded in this region:
- a CDS encoding hypothetical protein (Match to EST gb|CF185490.1|CF185490), which gives rise to MPQPPFELHKYLGKALPHLREQYPPGTGGTGPRAQWDGLLTGVQVIEDFGDQVANFWKTIPDKPVQPHPSFKYPKIAQVHSKLPNPLKTPRDLQTCLSVLPLAACSAALTALDADPADLKTTGPQALDKAGYESDGGEELEVVNQREMKTKGWKFRFSKSPMGSGEFLLMREDSDDVKLVVRTINSSAFTTADWEEYVVSGPYRYETRSKASWYWSRAWGASKRLGCQYYVLTDWQRWTFGYFNQDRTHGWTSPVLHFNEQNPSIGHSLFFWARSAIGKENGYKPQEKDVSGLPEIFPINPSRRISHSGKSTPRGEIRQPKKANESDIEESDAEGDA
- a CDS encoding hypothetical protein (HMMPfam hit to Indigoidine_A, Indigoidine synthase A like protein, score: 459.8, E(): 2.8e-135), translated to MLLKSAIRCRTPSRLAYGFSVSRHLSNVATAKKLWGDSLVFSEEVEAALHARSPIVALESTIITHGMPHPVNLETAQSVESIIRASSAVPATIAIINGKIHVGLSSRQLEGIADVSTGLGKGSVKVSRRDLAPTLALRRTGGTTVAGTMYIANSVGIHVFVTGGIGGVHRGAENSMDISADLIELGRTPMAVVCAGAKSILDIPRTLEVLETQGVCVATYGGNSEFPAFYHPSSGCESPWSVPDIKSAANLVYASLNLPTPLSALLAVPIPSEHADAGLTVQKAVEQAARESVEQGIDKRGKEVTPWLLKRVGELTRGTALGLIAVQVSKLFREQKDASSALYIPVSSSESFPKPELKNESPKLALPNTSTQSSLPSPSTLVFGSAAVDLTSTSTHSLAPRTTTPGEVFVSPGGVGRNIAEAAQNLLPPNSVQLVSAYGSVSGSSESDTTEPDAFGKLLLFELAGANMRADGLVGKEGRNTAVCSLTLEKDGDLVAGVADMGIVETLTEEFVARKIDEEKPEMVVFDLNLLEGVVKAILTACQTLNVPTFCDPTSTPKLPRLIPALNILLPSSPSFPRPLTHLTPNLLELDLLHSLLSSSASDDTSSITWEFINSLGLDGDWRAKVERFTNVNGREWINVNGVVQKMVSCLPYVASFWVKAGQRGLLHLRMTSVPPQPSPDTLVHPLAGQHHGKYLAFTHYTPPVIKPEEIISTTGAGDTLAGGLVAGLVGGKGEPEEIWVRRALDRVGRSLRNRRAVG
- a CDS encoding hypothetical protein (Match to EST gb|CF190314.1|CF190314; HMMPfam hit to Aldedh, Aldehyde dehydrogenase family, score: 337.9, E(): 1.4e-98); translated protein: MTSQLATFKVPVIDNEPMRNYPPNSAERAGLQAAVDKMLAASPVEIPCIINGEEVKTGDIQAQPMPHDHSKNICTYHAATPEVVQKAIDGALATRQTWEEMPWADKAAVFLKTADLISGKYRYELMAATMLGQGKNAWQAEIDAAAELCDFLRFSVKYVEELYQQQPPRNSTGVWNRVEYRPLEGFILAVTPFNFTAIGGNLVGAPVIVGNVCIWKPSPMATYSNYIVHKIFLEAGLPPSVIQFVPGNPPEVVKQCIDHKEFAGLHFTGSTHIFRKLWKDIAQNLDIYRGYPRIVGETGGKNFHLYHPSADIKSGVVQAIRAAFEYSGQKCSALSRCYVPASLWKNGFKDTLIAETEKIKTGPCTAWENFAGPVIGKPAFDKISGIIEQAKKEGDEVIAGGSYDDSKGYFIKPTVIVTKDPKSLTMTTEIFGPVLTVYVYEDAEFDNMPALIDSTTEYALTGSVFAKERSVLASASHKLRNSAGNFYINDKSTGAVVGQQPFGGARASGTNDKSGSMAIFSRFVSMRSIKENFVAPEDYLYPSNFL